In the Artemia franciscana chromosome 1, ASM3288406v1, whole genome shotgun sequence genome, one interval contains:
- the LOC136028048 gene encoding uncharacterized protein LOC136028048 isoform X8, giving the protein MRSEEKDLKVMNKRRPMSIWLSVSCLAVSALFEVLLFLCLSVVGGQEDSSRTLVRAKLLRSRNLTLTPDGRRKRILKTRVLVPKATTAAPLEETEELTANVEVSKLDEEDADLITTIARQFKSQNAESQLLLTTETPTTPTLTTVTPKLIRKIAGNAARPKVRPITTESSEEEEQRPNVETVRRFSHVNPDGSFTFGYENADGSFKEETRGTDCVVRGKYGYIDPDGVKREFTYVQGNPCLLTDDDDEQDNDFEDAIITTRRPVKVIKKKRPSKKKFKEERKDFNLRIPIVEEPRSPFQNIPETRIQTTRQTAPTVPPTVSINSFRTTPFFRPSFTTENPSIDDETIRATTPRPAIAEIFNANADAGVTPFSRQEPFRPIISSNSELDTQSPERERNEFPQRLQRPELPESAFSPNRQEVFSRPGPPPSIQERPIIQTTSPKTVTQTTPDEAVVSPPSPSLSQNTNRPPFTFFGPVPPEFNEFGTFQGRPTQRIAPPTTSRPQIPFRPEPQFNFIQRPDQSDFPSRDQRTQDPRFNAALRQNFPPPPPSFRPLEDPRAGQNRPENRPPNFRLNETPNFPSRDEGSREPVKPEGLRQLLRPENPRAPERLEGPRIAPRPEAFRPFPRPEDPRGPPRQQNPRLPTQSPRAPPQGFRPDGRPEDGRSLRPDSVRQPVDERRPPFGGFNSQPPRFPPFPNFGPPQEFRFQPQEFQFRVPDQGRTERPFQRPSSSNGPERSNSFTGERANAARGQIEQFLG; this is encoded by the exons atgaGGAGCGAAGAGAAGGATCTGAAAGTGATGAATAAGAGAAGGCCTATGAGCATTTGGCTGTCAGTGTCATGTTTGGCTGTCAGTGCTCTTTTTGAA gtCCTTTTATTTCTGTGTCTAAGTGTCGTTGGAGGCCAGGAAGATTCGAGTCGGACTTTAGTTCGAGCCAAGCTTCTGAGGTCACGGAATTTGACACTGACTCCAGATGGTAGAAGAAAGAGAATTTTGAAAACACGTGTTTTGGTCCCAAAAGCAACAACTGCTGCTCCCCTTGAAGAGACAGAAGAGCTTACTGCTAATGTTGAAGTATCGAAACTTGATGAAGAAGATGCTGACCTCATAACTACTATAGCAAGACagttcaaaagtcaaaatgcagaGTCTCAGCTCTTACTGACAACAGAAACACCAACAACTCCGACATTGACTACTGTCACTCCGAAACTAATACGTAAGATTGCTGGTAACGCAGCTAGGCCCAAAGTGAGGCCAATAACAACGGAATCATCAGAAGAGGAAGAACAAAGACCAAATGTAGAAACTGTTCGAAGATTTAGTCATGTTAATCCAGATGGATCGTTTACTTTCGGCTATGAGAATGCTGATGGCTCATTTAAAGAGGAAACGCGTGGTACTGATTGTGTTGTAAGGGGTAAATATGGTTACATTGACCCCGATGGTGTCAAGCGTGAATTTACATATGTACAAGGAAATCCATGTTTATTAACGGACGATGATGATGAGCAAGACAATGATTTTGAGGATGCCATAATAACAACACGAAGACctgtaaaagtaataaaaaagaaacggccatcgaaaaagaaatttaaagaagaGAGAAAGGATTTCAACTTAAGGATCCCCATAGTTGAAGAGCCCCGGTCACCATTTCAAAATATACCCGAAACTAGAATTCAAACAACTCGTCAAACAGCCCCTACTGTCCCCCCTACAGTTTCAATAAATTCTTTCAGAACTACTCCTTTCTTTAGACCCAGCTTTACTACTGAAAATCCTTCTATTGACGATGAAACAATTAGAGCCACTACTCCCCGACCAGCTATTGCTGAAATATTCAATGCCAATGCAGATGCTGGTGTGACACCTTTTTCACGGCAAGAGCCTTTCAGACCTATAATATCTTCAAACTCTGAATTAGATACACAAAGCCCTGAAAGAGAAAGGAATGAGTTTCCGCAACGACTTCAGAGGCCAGAGTTGCCAGAATCAGCCTTTTCTCCTAACAGACAAGAAGTGTTTTCTCGACCGGGGCCACCACCATCGATTCAAGAACGTCCTATTATTCAAACAACTTCCCCAAAAACCGTAACTCAGACAACCCCTGATGAAGCTGTAGTATCTCCACCTTCTCCGTCGTTATCCCAAAATACAAATAGACCACCTTTCACCTTTTTTGGCCCAGTACCACCAGAATTCAATGAATTTGGGACTTTTCAAGGAAGACCAACCCAAAGAATTGCGCCACCAACAACGAGCAGGCCCCAAATACCTTTCCGTCCTGAGCcacagtttaattttattcaaagacCAGATCAGTCTGATTTTCCATCTAGAGATCAGAGGACACAAGATCCTAGGTTTAATGCAGCTCTAAGGCAGAATTTCCCACCCCCTCCGCCATCTTTCAGACCACTTGAAGATCCACGTGCAGGTCAAAATAGACCAGAAAATAGACCTCCGAACTTTAGACTGAATGAAACTCCCAACTTTCCTTCGAGAGACGAAGGATCACGAGAGCCAGTAAAACCTGAAGGTTTAAGACAACTACTTAGACCTGAGAATCCCAGAGCCCCAGAAAGACTGGAAGGCCCTAGAATAGCCCCAAGACCAGAAGCATTTCGGCCATTTCCTAGACCTGAAGACCCTAGAGGACCCCCAAGACAACAAAATCCTAGATTACCCACTCAAAGTCCAAGAGCACCACCACAGGGTTTTAGACCCGATGGAAGACCAGAGGATGGAAGATCGCTCAGACCAGATAGTGTTCGACAACCGGTAGATGAAAGACGGCCACCATTTGGAGGATTTAACTCACAACCACCACGATTCCCACCATTCCCAAATTTTGGGCCACCTCAAGAGTTTAGATTTCAGCCTCAAGAATTCCAATTTAGAGTACCTGATCAAGGACGAACAGAGAGACCCTTCCAAAGACCCTCTTCTTCAAATGGGCCAGAAAGGTCCAATAGCTTTACTGGGGAGAGAGCAAATGCAGCACGTGGCCAAATTGAACAGTTTTTGGGATAA